Proteins from a genomic interval of Zonotrichia albicollis isolate bZonAlb1 chromosome 18, bZonAlb1.hap1, whole genome shotgun sequence:
- the ZMAT5 gene encoding zinc finger matrin-type protein 5, with amino-acid sequence MGKRYFCDYCDRSFQDNLHNRKKHLNGVQHLRAKRVWYDLFRDAAAILQEEQTKKPCRKFLQTGQCDFGSNCRFSHMTEQDLEKLSAQVQGEKRLKELQREGADIPPGTIEEWLDKRAQRLSAAQSSSALLEKPAPFQYPLGWPPVQELPPSLQAPPPGGWPVPPNLQWG; translated from the exons ATGGGCAAAAGGTACTTCTGTGACTACTGTGACAGGTCCTTCCAGGACAACCTGCACAACAGGAAGAAACACCTCAATGGGGTGCAGCATCTGCGGGCCAAGAGAGTCTGGTACGACTTATTCCGAG ATGCTGCTGCCATCCTGCAGGAAGAGCAAACCAAGAAACCGTGTCGGAAGTTTCTGCAAACAG GACAGTGTGATTTTGGGTCCAACTGCAGATTTTCCCACAtgacagagcaggacctggaGAAGCTGAGTGCCCAGGTTCAAG GAGAGAAgaggctgaaggagctgcagagggagggagcagaTATCCCACCTGGCACCATCGAGGAGTGGCTGGACAAGAGAGCCCAGAGGCTGagtgcagctcagagcagcag TGCTCTTCTTGAGAAACCAGCACCCTTCCAGTACCCTCTGGGCTGGCCAccagtgcaggagctgcccccatccctgcaggccccCCCACCCGGGGGATGGCCAGTGCCCCCCAACCTGCAGTGGGGCTGA
- the CABP7 gene encoding calcium-binding protein 7, translating to MPFHPVTAALMYRGIYTVPNILAEQRPVEIPEDELEEIREAFKVFDRDGNGFISKQELGTAMRSLGYMPNEVELEVIIQRLDMDGDGQVDFEEFVTLLGPKLSTSGIPEKFHGTDFDTVFWKCDMQKLTVDELKRLLYDTFCEHLSMKDIENIIMTEEESHMGTAEECPVDVETCSSQQIRQTCVRKSLICAFAIAFIISVMLIAANQVLRSGMK from the exons ATGCCTTTCCACCCGGTGACGGCGGCGTTGATGTACCGGGGGATCTACACCGTCCCCAACATCCTCGCCGAGCAGCGCCCCGTGGAGATCCCCGAGGATGAGCTGGAGG AGATCCGCGAAGCCTTCAAGGTGTTCGACCGCGATGGCAACGGCTTCATCTccaagcaggagctgggcacggCCATGCGCTCCCTGGGGTACATGCCCAACGAGGTGGAGCTGGAGGTCATCATCCAGCGCCTCGACATGGACG GTGACGGGCAGGTGGACTTTGAGGAGTTTGTGACATTGCTGGGGCCCAAGCTCTCCACCTCGGGCATCCCAGAGAAGTTCCACGGCACCGACTTCGACACCGTCTTCTGGAAG tgtgACATGCAGAAGCTGACGGTGGACGAGCTGAAGCGGCTGCTGTACGACACCTTCTGCGAGCACCTGTCCATGAAGGACATCGAGAACATCATCATGACGGAGGAGGAGAGCCACATGGGCACGGCCGAGGAGTGCCCCGTCGACGTGGAGA cctgctccagccAGCAGATCCGCCAGACCTGCGTGCGGAAGAGCCTCATCTGCGCCTTCGCCATCGCCTTCATCATCAGCGTGATGCTCATCGCCGCCAACCAGGTGCTGCGCAGCGGGATGAAGtaa